A genomic segment from Rhodothermales bacterium encodes:
- a CDS encoding YtxH domain-containing protein, producing the protein MKEYTAGSLVRAGILGALIGGATGFALGLLLAPEEGKKIRRRLAYQLEKLADQVNTFVENVVHPEGPGDARQKGDAIVADARNRAQQIQDDIDALMGEVRRQGSSGTPTAN; encoded by the coding sequence ATGAAGGAGTATACCGCGGGAAGTCTCGTTCGCGCCGGCATCCTGGGAGCCCTCATAGGCGGGGCCACGGGTTTTGCGCTGGGGTTGTTGTTGGCGCCGGAGGAAGGCAAAAAGATTCGCCGCCGCCTCGCTTACCAGTTGGAAAAACTGGCGGATCAGGTGAATACTTTCGTCGAAAACGTCGTCCATCCGGAAGGGCCTGGTGACGCTCGCCAGAAAGGAGATGCGATCGTGGCCGACGCGCGCAACCGCGCGCAACAGATACAGGATGACATCGACGCCCTGATGGGGGAAGTTCGTCGGCAGGGTTCCTCCGGTACCCCGACTGCCAACTGA
- a CDS encoding response regulator transcription factor translates to MTRLIIIEPTRLRADFIASALSNEKGFDVVASVTDLEQVSDHAGHVDVALLSMGFPNGEALETLWGMVTNDPCIRVVAIGVSDSEGAILQAIEAGASGYVLESDSFDKLIRVVRSVSDHAAYAAPHIVAALMRRLRDRTGMQNTLPNLGRYDSLTDREQEILRLLASGLSNRAISAQLFIEYGTVKNHVHNILSKLRVGSRKEAASCIAYA, encoded by the coding sequence ATGACACGCCTCATTATTATTGAGCCCACACGACTCAGGGCGGACTTCATCGCTTCGGCCCTGTCTAATGAAAAGGGATTTGATGTCGTTGCCAGCGTGACGGATCTCGAACAGGTCTCTGATCATGCCGGCCATGTGGACGTGGCCTTGCTCAGCATGGGATTCCCCAACGGTGAAGCCCTCGAAACGCTGTGGGGTATGGTGACGAATGACCCCTGTATCCGCGTGGTAGCGATCGGCGTTTCCGATTCAGAAGGTGCGATCCTCCAGGCCATCGAAGCGGGGGCGTCGGGGTATGTGCTTGAGAGCGACTCCTTCGATAAGCTGATTCGCGTCGTCCGGTCCGTATCTGATCACGCCGCATATGCCGCTCCCCATATCGTGGCGGCGCTGATGCGCCGGCTTCGCGACCGCACCGGTATGCAGAATACGCTCCCCAACCTCGGTCGCTACGATTCGCTGACCGATCGCGAGCAGGAAATCTTGAGACTCCTTGCTTCCGGATTATCCAACAGAGCCATCTCGGCGCAGCTTTTTATCGAATACGGCACCGTCAAAAACCATGTCCACAATATCCTGAGCAAATTGAGGGTCGGAAGCCGGAAAGAAGCGGCCAGTTGTATCGCGTACGCCTGA
- the yaaA gene encoding peroxide stress protein YaaA, with the protein MPRFSILLPPSEGKCPGGNPFAPDMFDYRSSSTFNYFSELNPERRKLITALQEVITAGKDLDTLLGIKGESLDEAIEANKRVFEAPLMSAMQRYSPGVMFKSMDFAGLPTGAQRRLLENGIIVSGLFGLLRPDDLIPDYRLRIDAVMPTLGKVSRYWRPFISPLLNEALKGHIVWNLLPSSQKEAWDDTHAYEQMIELRFFDEENGERKLITHGVKPLRGQMVNVIVREAIERMEDLKDWVHPAGYVYDEAESSWDEATRTGSATLVRRL; encoded by the coding sequence ATGCCCAGGTTCTCGATTCTTCTGCCACCATCTGAAGGAAAATGTCCCGGCGGGAATCCCTTCGCGCCGGACATGTTTGATTACCGCTCGTCGAGCACGTTCAACTATTTTAGCGAGTTGAACCCTGAACGCCGTAAGCTCATCACGGCGCTTCAGGAAGTCATCACGGCTGGTAAAGACCTGGACACACTCCTCGGCATCAAGGGCGAATCGCTCGACGAGGCCATCGAAGCGAACAAGCGTGTGTTCGAGGCGCCGCTCATGTCCGCCATGCAGCGCTACAGCCCCGGGGTCATGTTCAAGTCAATGGACTTTGCCGGCCTGCCTACGGGCGCTCAGCGTCGCCTCCTCGAAAATGGCATCATCGTCTCCGGCCTGTTCGGCCTCCTGCGGCCGGACGACCTCATACCGGACTACCGTCTTCGCATCGATGCGGTCATGCCGACGTTAGGAAAGGTTTCTCGCTACTGGCGCCCCTTTATCAGTCCACTGCTTAATGAGGCGCTCAAAGGGCACATCGTGTGGAATCTGCTCCCCTCGTCGCAGAAAGAAGCCTGGGACGACACCCATGCGTACGAGCAGATGATCGAGCTCCGCTTCTTCGATGAAGAAAACGGCGAACGAAAGCTTATTACCCACGGCGTTAAACCCTTGCGCGGACAGATGGTCAATGTTATCGTCCGTGAGGCCATCGAGCGAATGGAAGACCTCAAAGATTGGGTGCATCCCGCCGGTTATGTATACGACGAGGCGGAATCGTCCTGGGACGAAGCCACCCGGACGGGGAGCGCCACCCTGGTTCGCCGCCTCTGA
- a CDS encoding DUF3309 family protein: protein MLGTIILVVVVLMLIGALPNWGHSRNWGYAPSGGLGLVLLIVIILIVLGRL from the coding sequence ATGCTCGGTACAATCATTCTTGTCGTAGTCGTATTGATGCTCATTGGGGCCCTCCCTAACTGGGGGCATAGCCGCAACTGGGGGTATGCCCCCAGTGGTGGACTTGGCCTGGTGCTGCTGATTGTCATCATCCTCATAGTGCTGGGGCGTCTCTGA